The Marispirochaeta aestuarii genomic sequence TAAAAAAACGGGCCGACGAGGCCGCGGTACAGGTCTTTGCCCAGAACCTCAAGGACCTCATGCTGGCAGCCCCCCTTGGACAGAAACCGGTACTGGCCATTGATCCGGGCCTTCGAACGGGCTGCAAGCTTGTATGTCTGACCGCCCAGGGAGACCTGGTTCATACCGAGACGATTTTCCCCCTTCCTCCCCGCAACCGCAAGCAGGACGCCGCGGAAACGGTACGGAAGCTGATCGATAAATATAAAATCGAAGCCATTGCCATCGGAAACGGTACCGGCGGCAGGGAAGCCTTCGCCTTTGTCCGGACCCTGGGACTCAAGATTCCCCTGGTAATGGTCAACGAGTCGGGAGCATCGGTCTATTCCGCCTCAAAAGCGGCCAGGGAAGAGTTCCCGGACTACGATGTTACAGTCCGGGGTGCTATATCCATCGGACGGCGGCTGATGGATCCTCTGGCGGAACTCGTCAAAATCGATCCCAAGGCCATCGGCGTGGGGCAGTACCAGCACGATGTGGACCAGAAGCTCCTGAAGCGCAGCCTTGACGATGTTGTGGTATCCGCGGTCAACTCCGTGGGGGTGGAGGTAAATACAGCCTCTCCCCATCTGCTGCAGTATGTCAGCGGTCTGGGCGGAAAGATCGCCCGTTCCATCGCCAAGTATCGGGAAACTCACGGTGCCTTTAAAACCAGGGAAGATCTCAAGTCCATAGAGGGAATGGGAGACAAAACCTACGAACTTGCCGCCGGATTTCTGCGTATCCAGGAGGGTGAGAATCCGCTGGACAGAAGCGCGGTTCATCCCGAGCGGTATCCCATTGTGGAAAAAATGGCCAGTGATATCGGCGTTGATATAAAGGCTCTGATGGATGACGCCTCCCTGCGGGACCAGATCGATCTTGCCAGTTATGTCGAAGGGGATGTGGGGCTTCCCACCCTGAAAGATATTATGACCGAGCTTGCGAAACCCGGCCGGGACCCCCGGGACGAGTTTGAGGCTGTCGCCTTTGCAGAAGGGGTCACCGAGATTTCCCAGCTGGAACCCGGTATGGAACTCCCCGGTATCGTGACCAACGTAACAAACTTCGGTGCTTTTGTAGACATCGGCGTGCACCAGGACGGACTGGTACATATCTCGGAACTCTCCGACGATTTCATCCAGAATCCCGCGGACGTTGTAAAGGTTCATCAGCAGGTCAAGGTCAAGGTTCTTGAGGTCGATGTCGATCGCAAGCGGATCGCCCTTACCATGAAGAGCGGTGCCCCGTCTCAACGG encodes the following:
- a CDS encoding Tex family protein; the protein is MPESYPEVIALEQRIEPRQVEAVLKLFEEGATVPFIARYRKEATGGLDEVQIIAIRDRIEKLKELHKRREAILNTMREHDQLTPELEKEINAADTMAHLEDLYLPFRPKRRTRAIIAKEKGLEDLAHKIYDEDHIDLLAEAEKAVDPEKGVDSVEFALQGARDIVAEWISEDPDVRADLRHLFEDEATISSTVVKGKERDRDAHKYKDYFNWSEKAFSAPSHRVLAALRGADEGFLTVHIHPDEEATIDMLERGFTNGRDDDTEQLKLSIRDAYKRLIAPSLENEFRKTIKKRADEAAVQVFAQNLKDLMLAAPLGQKPVLAIDPGLRTGCKLVCLTAQGDLVHTETIFPLPPRNRKQDAAETVRKLIDKYKIEAIAIGNGTGGREAFAFVRTLGLKIPLVMVNESGASVYSASKAAREEFPDYDVTVRGAISIGRRLMDPLAELVKIDPKAIGVGQYQHDVDQKLLKRSLDDVVVSAVNSVGVEVNTASPHLLQYVSGLGGKIARSIAKYRETHGAFKTREDLKSIEGMGDKTYELAAGFLRIQEGENPLDRSAVHPERYPIVEKMASDIGVDIKALMDDASLRDQIDLASYVEGDVGLPTLKDIMTELAKPGRDPRDEFEAVAFAEGVTEISQLEPGMELPGIVTNVTNFGAFVDIGVHQDGLVHISELSDDFIQNPADVVKVHQQVKVKVLEVDVDRKRIALTMKSGAPSQRSNDRRPPRNDNRGGGPRGGGNRGGGNRGGGRGGRSDNSSGDSYNPFADLLS